A region of the Microbacterium sp. SL75 genome:
GAGGCTCCCGAGGCGCTCGTGGCTCCGCGCAGGAGACTCTCGGAGGTGACCGAGGGGTCGCTCTGGGCCGGTATCGCCGCGCTGAGCCGGGCGAGCCATCTCTCCGAGGTCGGCGCCGCCATCGAGCAATACATCGAGGACAACGCACCCGAGGGGGGCTACGGCATCCTTCGCGATTATGTGGGTCATGGCATCGGCCGGAAGATGCACGAATCGCCGAGCATCTTCAACTACGCCGTCGCCGATCGCGGCCCCGAGGTGCGCCCCGGCCTGGCCGTGGCGATCGAGCCGATGGTCGTCATCGGTGACCAAGAGACGTTCACCGAGGACGATGGGTGGACCGTTTCGACGGTGGACGGCACAGCCGGCTCCCACTGGGAACATAGTGTCGCCGTGCATGATGGAGGCATCTGGGTCCTCACCGCGCACGATGGCGGTGCCGAGAAACTGGCGCCTTTCGGTGTGGTGCCGAAGGAGATCGACTGATGATGATGGCCGCTGCGCGCAAGACCACGAACTGGTTCGCGATCGGGGTGACCGCTGCCGCGCTGGTGGTGGTCCTGATCGTCGGGGGAGTTGTGTGGTTCGCCAACAGCCAGGCCACCTCGCCGGGTACGCTGCCGCAGGCTTCGGCCGTGGACACCGAGACCGGGGCGATCTCCGTCGGTAGCGGAGACAAGACCGTCGACACCTACATCGACTTCATGTGCCCCGTGTGCAATTCGTTCGAGCAGGCCTACGGTCCGACCCTGCAGCAGCTCGTCGACGACAGCACCATCACGCTGAAGATCCACCCGATTGCGATCCTCGACCGGCTGTCCCAGGGGACGCAGTACTCGACACGTGCGGCCAATGCCGCCTACTGCGTCGCGGTGGACGACTCCGCGAACATCCCCGCCTTCGTGAAGGCGCTGTATGCGCAGCAGCCCAAGGAGAACACCGCGGGACTCGACGACACCACCCTCGCCTCCATCGCCACGTCGGCCGGGGCATCGGATGCCGTGTCCTCGTGCATCACGTCGGGCACCTACACGAAGTTCGTGACCGCGATGACGCAGAAGACCCCGTTGCAGCCGAACGCGACGAGCGTGGCCACCCCGACGATCGCGGTGAACGGCACCGTCCTGCAGAACCAGACCGACCTCTCGGGTGATCCGCAGAAGGACATCGTCGCGCGCCTGAACGGCTGACTCGGCTCCCGGCGAGTTGCCGGGTCGGGCATTACCACGTATGCTTGATCTTTGGTGCGTTGCGCCTTCATTGGCGTGTCGACGTATCGAACCCCCATCCACCGCAGACCGGCCGGTCTGCAACTGAGCGTGAGCGAGTTTATGGCGAAGAAAGACGGTGTCATCGAGATCGAGGGCACGGTGTCCGAAGCACTGCCCAACGCGATGTTCCGTGTCGAGCTGACGAACGGGCACAAAGTGCTCGCAACCATCTCGGGCAAGATGCGGCAGAACTACATCCGCATCATCCCGGAGGACCGCGTCGTCGTCGAACTGAGCCCCTACGACCTCACCCGTGGTCGTATCGTCTACCGCTACCGCTGAGTCCGGCCGAGAAGTAACGACCGCAACCGCGAGTCGAAGACAGCGAAATCAGGAACATCATGAAGGTCAACCCCTCCGTCAAGCCCATCTGCGACCACTGCAAGGTGATCCGTCGTCACGGGCGCGTGATGGTGATCTGCAAGAGCAACCCGCGCCACAAGCAGCGCCAGGGCTGAGCTTCCAGCTCGACACCTTTCCAACTGAATACACAACGGCAGGATCAGATCCCATCCGCTCGCGCGGTCGGGGGACACCTCGGGTCGGAGGCCCGAGCACCGGTCCTGCTCCACACCTCCAACACACTCTGAGGAGAGCCGCATGGCACGTCTTGCCGGCGTCGACATCCCGCGCGATAAGCGCGTGGTGATCGCACTTACTTACATCTACGGCGTGGGTCGCACCCGCTCCGTCGAGATCCTGAACGCAACGGACATCAGCCAGGACATCCGCGTCAAGGACCTCACCGACGACCAGTTGGTCGCTCTGCGCGACCACATCGAAGGCACCTACAAGGTGGAGGGTGACCTCCGTCGCGAGGTCGCCGCCGACATCCGCCGCAAGGTCGAGATCGGTTCCTACGAGGGCCTGCGCCACCGCCGCGGCCTCCCCGTGCGCGGCCAGCGCACGA
Encoded here:
- the infA gene encoding translation initiation factor IF-1 — its product is MAKKDGVIEIEGTVSEALPNAMFRVELTNGHKVLATISGKMRQNYIRIIPEDRVVVELSPYDLTRGRIVYRYR
- the rpmJ gene encoding 50S ribosomal protein L36, whose amino-acid sequence is MKVNPSVKPICDHCKVIRRHGRVMVICKSNPRHKQRQG
- a CDS encoding DsbA family protein — protein: MMMAAARKTTNWFAIGVTAAALVVVLIVGGVVWFANSQATSPGTLPQASAVDTETGAISVGSGDKTVDTYIDFMCPVCNSFEQAYGPTLQQLVDDSTITLKIHPIAILDRLSQGTQYSTRAANAAYCVAVDDSANIPAFVKALYAQQPKENTAGLDDTTLASIATSAGASDAVSSCITSGTYTKFVTAMTQKTPLQPNATSVATPTIAVNGTVLQNQTDLSGDPQKDIVARLNG
- the map gene encoding type I methionyl aminopeptidase → MGLRSSIYKKPAQLRSMIEPGLITADALAAVRSLIAPGVTTLELDAAASASIAARGAKSNFQMVRGYRHTICASVNEQVVHGIPNDRPLQAGDILSVDAGAEFQGWNGDSAFTVIVPGEAPEALVAPRRRLSEVTEGSLWAGIAALSRASHLSEVGAAIEQYIEDNAPEGGYGILRDYVGHGIGRKMHESPSIFNYAVADRGPEVRPGLAVAIEPMVVIGDQETFTEDDGWTVSTVDGTAGSHWEHSVAVHDGGIWVLTAHDGGAEKLAPFGVVPKEID
- the rpsM gene encoding 30S ribosomal protein S13; translation: MARLAGVDIPRDKRVVIALTYIYGVGRTRSVEILNATDISQDIRVKDLTDDQLVALRDHIEGTYKVEGDLRREVAADIRRKVEIGSYEGLRHRRGLPVRGQRTKTNARTRKGPKRTVAGKKKAR